The genomic DNA GGAGTGCCGGTCACGCCCGGACGCGGGGTGGCGAAGTGGGTCAGCGGCTCTGACACACCGTAGAACACCAGGCCGATGCCCATGCCGGCAGCGAACAGGAGCGAGAACCAGCTCAGCAGCGAGAACTCCGGCTCGTCATCATCTTTTCCGAGCTTGATGTCGCCGAAGCGACTGAATCCGAGGTACAGGCTGAACGCGACGAAGACCGCGGCGATGAGCACGTAGTACCAGTTGAAGGCGTTGACGATCGTGGTCTGGATGTTCTTGAACAGTGCCTCGGCGATGTCCGGCGCGATGAGTGTGAAGGCGACGAAGACGATGATGATGGCGGAGGCCGGCCAGAACACCCAGCGCTGCACCGGGGGGAGAGACCGGCGAGGCGCTGCCACAGCATCCGGTGAGGCGGTCGAGGCCGACGGGGGACGGTACTGACCGTTTGCGTTCTCCGGTTCGCTCATCCCACCACGCTAGTCATGCGCGGCGGAGAACGGGAGCCTCAGTCCGCGCGAAGGGTACGGATCGGTGTGGTGGCGGCCGCGACCTCGTCACTGAACTCCACGGGGTCGGCGCGCATCACGGAGATCGGCCGCGTCTCATCCAGCGTCAGGCGGAAGCGGGTGTTCTTCTGACGGTGCAGACGCCCTGAGGCCAGCATCCACGTCACACCCACCGCCATGGCGACGAGTCCCGCGATGCCGCCGAACATGATCGATGCCCGAGGGCCCGCCACATCCGTGATCCAGCCCGCGATGGGCGCGCCGATCGGCGTCGACCCCATGACGACGGCCATGTACAACGCCAGCACGCGTCCGCGCAGTGCGGGGTCGGTCGTGGTCTGGACGTAGCCGTTGGCGGTGGTGAGCATGGTCACGGTGGAGAATCCGACGAAGATCAGGACCGCGGCGTAGCTCCAGTAGCTCGGCATCCAGGAGGAGATCATCGATGCCAGCCCGAAACCGCCCGCAGCGATCACCAGCACGCGGATGCGCGCCCTGTCCCGCCGTGCGGCCAGCAGGGCACCCGCGAGGGAGCCGATCGCCAGCACCGAGCTGAGCACACCGTATCCGTCCGCCTCGCGTCCGAACTCCAACGCCATGGTCGAGGCGTAGATCGGGAAGTTCATGCCGAACGCGCCGATCAGGAACACCATCACGAACGTCACCTTGAGATCGCTCCGGCCCCAGACGTAGCGGAAGCCCTCGGCGAGACGCGTGCGCCCGGTGTTCTTGATGCGGGGAAGCAGCTCGCGGGAGCGGATCAGCACGAGCGCGACGAGCATCGCGAGGAAGGTCGCCGCGTTGATCACGAACACCCAGCCCGTGCCGACCGCGACGATGAGCAGGCCTCCGACGGCGGGACCGATGAGCCTCGCCATGTTGAACGACGCCGAGTTCAGCGCCACGGCGTTCGAAGCATCGCCCACCGTGACCATGTCGGAGACGAACGCCTGGCGTGCGGGTGCATCGAAGGCGTTCGTGATGCCGAAGGCCAGTGCGAAGCAGAACATCAGCGGCAGCGTCATGACTCCGGTGAGCAGCAGGGCCGCGACGCCGATTGCGAGCCCCATCAGTACCGTCTGTGTGAGCAGCAGGATCTTGCGCCGGTCGAATCGGTCGGCGACCCAGCCGGTGAGACTGACCAGCACCAGGGGCGGCCCGAACTGCAGCGCCATGGTGAAGCCCATCGCGGTGGCGTCGTTGTCGGTCAGCTCGGTGAGCACGACCCAGTCCTGCGCGGTTGCCTGCATCCAGCCGCCGACGTTCGACACCAGAGCGCCGAGGAACCAGATCCGGTAGTTGAACGAGCTGAAGGAGCGGAACATGGCGGTCATCGTTCTGCCACCTTCCGCATCAGGGATGCCGCTTCTCGGAGCGTGCGCAGCTCGTCGTCGGTGAAGTCGAACTCGGCGAGCGCATCGGCCAGCGCGGCATCGCGCTTCTGCACGGTCGCGGCGACGATCTCGGTGCCGGTGTCGGTGATCTCGATGTAGACGCGCCGCCGGTCCTCGTCGCTCGGCACGCGGACGACGTGGCCGCTCTCGGCCAGCGCATCCACGATGTTCGACATCGTCGGCGCGCTCACGCGCTCTCGTTGGGCGAGCTCGCCCACCGGCAGTCGGCCGTTGCCGCGCAGGCAGGCGAGCACGGCGAACTGCGCGTCACTGATGCTGTCGACGGCGCGCTCGCGGCGCAGGCGCCTGGCGAGGCGGAAGGTCGCCAGGCGCAGATCGGTGGCGGTCGCGTGCAGAAGGTCATCCGGTTCAGTCATTACTTAGGTAGTCTAACTAAATTTCCTGAGAATGGGGGCAGAATGGATGCCGTGAACATCGCACTCGAACTCGCCGTCCAGGACCCGGCCGGCGTTCGCGTCGCACGTGAGGTCGGCGCTGCGCGCGTCGAGCTGGCCCAGGCACTCGCACTCGGCGGCCTCACGCCGTCGCCGGCGACACTCGAACTCGCACGCGAGGCGGCGGGGGAGGACGGCCCTGAGATCCATGTGCTGATCCGCCCGCGTGCCGGCGGGTTCCACTACGACCCGGACGAGATCGCCGTGTCTGTGCGCGACGTGGCATGGGCGGTCGCCAACGGCGCTGACGGCGTGGTCATCGGCGCACTCGATGCATCCGGTGAACTCGATCTCGATGCGATGGCGAGACTGCGAGACGCCGCGGGCGAGGCCTCGGTCACGTTGCACCGTGCGATCGACGTCACCGCCGATCCCGCGGCGACGCTGGAGCGTGCCATCGGTCTCGGTCTGCGGCGTGTGCTGACCTCCGGCGGGGCCTCGACCGCGATCGAGGGCGTCGAGACTCTGCGCGCACTCGTGACGGTCGCAGGCGGCCGCATCCAGGTCATGGCGGGAAGTGGCGTGGTGGCCGGCAGTGCTTCTGCTCTCGTGGCGACCGGTGTCGACGCGCTGCACTTCTCGGCGAAGCGCGCTGTCGCCGGCGACGGGCCCGGCATCCGTATGGGGTCGGCCTCGGATGGTGTCGGAGGCTACGAGGTCACCGACCGCATTGCAGCCTTCGCCGTGCGGGAGGCGCTCGGAATCTGAGCGGATGCGGCGGCGGTGGCTGCCGACGGATGAACGGCGGTTGCGGTGCATCCGACATCTCGCTGACGCGGACGCGCCTGATACGTAGACTCGACGCATGCCCCAGACCTCGGAGTTCACCGACGCGCACGGCGTCGCGATCGTCTACGACGTCCACGAGGCGGTGGGGGCGTCCCGCGGGGTCGTGCAACTGCTGCACGGCGTCGGCGAGCACGCCGGCCGTTACTCGGCGCTGATCGCCGCGCTGACCGGTGCCGGCTTCATCGTGTACGCCGACGATCATCGCGGGCATGGACGCACCGGCATCCGCCAGCACGACGGCGAATCGGCGAAACTCGGCAAGCTCGGCAAGGGCGGGATGCGTGCCGCGAAGGACGCGATCTGGCAGCTCACCGGCATCATCCGCGAGGAGCATCCCGACCTGCCTCTGGTGCTGCTCGGGCATTCCTGGGGGTCGTTCCTCGCGCAGATGCTCGTCAACGATCATCCGGAGGCGTGGGATGCCGTGATCCTCTCCGGCTCGGCGCTTCGCACGCCGCGCGATCTCAACGCCGCACCGTTGAACGCGCGATGGGAGGCCGCGGAGGCGTCCGGCTACGAATGGCTCAGCCGCGATGCCGCGGTGTGGAAGATGTTCGACGACGACCCGCTCACCACGAACGTGCCGCTGCTGAAGCTGTTCGGCCCCGTCGAGGCGCTGAAGCTGTACGGGCGGCCGGCGAAGGATCTCGGGCGCGACATCCCGATGCTGCTGCTGGTCGGTCGCGACGATCCGGTAGGTGGCCCGCACAGCGTGCACAAGCTCGCCGAAGAGTACCGCAGCCGCTCGGGCCTCACCGACGTCACGACGCTGGTGTATCCGGATGCGCGGCACGAGATCTTCAACGAACTGCAGCAGGACGAGGTGCGCGCCGACCTGCTCGCCTGGCTCGACAAGCACATCGCCGCGCCCGCCGATGGCGCTGCGGCATAAGCTGGACTCGTGCATGGTGAGTACAAGGTCCCCGGTGGAAAGCTCGTCGTCGTCGATCTCGAGGTCGAGGACGGTCGACTGACCGACTTCCGCCTCGCCGGCGATTTCTTCCTCGAACCAGACAGCGCTCTCGAAGACATCAACGCGGCGGTCAACGGACTGCCTGTCGAGACGGATGCCACGGCCATCGCCGCGGCGGTCCGCGAGGCGCTGCCCGCGGGGGCCCAGCTGCTCGGCTTCAACCCCGAATCGGTCGGCACCGCCGTGCGCCGCGCACTCGTCACTGCTCCGGGCTGGCGCGACTTCGATTGGGAGATCGTGCACGAGAAAGCCGTCTCGCCGCGCATGAATCTCGCGCTCGACGAGGTGCTCACGTCCCGCGTCGGCGAGGGCCGTCGCCGGCCGACGTTGCGGATCTGGGAGTGGGACGAGTCGGCCGTCGTGATCGGCTCTTTCCAGTCGTACCGCAATGAAGTCGATCCCGAAGGCGCCGCCAAGCACGGCTTCGACGTCGTCCGACGCATCTCCGGCGGCGGGGCGATGCTCATGGCGGCCGGTCAGATCATCACCTATTCGCTGTACGTGCCGGCATCCCTCGTGCAGGGCCTGACGTTCGCCGATTCCTACGCGTTCCTCGACGACTGGGTACTGCAGGCCTTGAAGTCGGTCGGTATCGACGCGACCTACCAGCCGCTCAACGACATCGCGAGCCCCACCGGTAAGATCGGCGGGGCGGCGCAGAAGCGCCTCGCGAACGGTGGCGTGCTGCACCACGCGACGATCTCCTACGACATCGACGGCCAGGTCATGACCGAGGTGCTGCGCATCGGACGCGAGAAGCTCAGCGACAAGGGCACCACCTCCGCTGCGAAACGCGTCGATCCGCTGCGCACGCAGACCGGCCTCAGCCGGGCCGAGATCATCGAGATCTTCAAGGCGACTTTCCGATCGCTGACGGATGCCGAGGACGGTGCGATCACCGCCGACGAGTATGCCGATGCCGAGGCCCTAGTGGAGTCGAAGTTCTCGACCGACGCATGGCTGCACCGCGTACCGTGACAGTCTCTCATCCGGTCCCTGAGCCTGTCGAAGGATCCGTCTCGATCATCCAGGGCGACAACCTCGCGATCGCGAAGACGCTGCCCTCGGCATCCTTCACGCTCGTCTATCTCGACCCGCCGTTCAATACGGGCCGCGCGCAGAATCGCCAGGTCGTGACCGCCCGTCGCGCGTTCACAACTCCTCAAGAACCGACCGAACTCGTGGGTTCAGATGCCGAAACCGGTGAATCTGTTGAGGCTTCGAGGAATTCTGAACAGCAGGCGCGGAAGGAAATCCGGAACGGCTTCCACGGGCACGCTTACGAGCGCGTGCGCGGCATGCTGCGCAGCTACGACGACAGCTTCGATGACTACGGCGACTTCCTCATGCCCAGACTCGAGGAGGCCTGGCGCCTGCTCGCCGAAGACGGCACGCTCTACCTGCATCTCGATTACCGCGAGGCGCACTACGCCAAGGTGATGCTCGACGCCGTGTTCGGGCGCGACTGCTTCCTCAACGAACTCATCTGGGCCTACGACTACGGCGCCAAGTCCCGTAGGCGCTGGCCGACCAAGCACGACACGATCCTCGTCTACGTGAAGACGCCGGGTGGGCACGTCTTCAACTCCGACGACATCGACCGCGAGCCGTACATGGCGCCAGGGCTCGTCACCGCTGAGAAGGCGGCGCGCGGCAAGCTGCCCACCGACGTCTGGTGGCACACGATCGTGCCGACGACGGGGCGCGAGAAGACCGGCTATCCGACTCAGAAGCCCGAGGGCATCATCCGCCGGATCGTGCAGGCCTCGAGCAGGCCGGGTGACCGGGTGCTCGACCTCTTCGCCGGCAGCGGCACGACAGGGGCGGTGGCATCCGCCCTCGGCCGCGAAGCCGTGCTCGTCGACGACAACCCGGAAGCCGTGCACGTCATGACGCAGCGGATGCCGCACGCCGAGGTCACGACCTTCTGAGCACCCTGCCGTCCTGAAGTTCCAGGACGTCGTCCACGGCGGTGAACTCCGCGACGTCGTGCGTCACGGCGAGCACCATCATCGCGCTGCTCGCGCAGAGCTTCATCGACACCGATATTGTGGCAAGGGCCTCTCACACCGTCGACTTCACTGAGAACTGACCCATTCCAGGAGGAACCATGATCATCGACAAGGCTGAAGTCATCGTCACCAGCCCGGGGCGCAACTTCGTGACGTTGCGACTGACGACGGACGAGGGGCACGTGGGCATCGGCGATGCCACTCTGAACGGCCGCGAGCTCGCAGTGGTGAGCTACCTCAGGGACCACGTCGTGCCGCTGCTGATCGGCCGCGACGCGCACCGCATCGAGGACACCTGGCAGTTCCTGTACCGCTCGGCGTACTGGCGTCGGGGCCCGGTGACGATGGCGGCGATCGCATCGGTCGACATGGCGCTGTGGGACATCAAGGGCAAGGCCGCGGGGATGCCGGTATACCAGTTGCTCGGCGGTGCGAGCCGTACCGGGCTGATGGCATACGGCCACGCATCCGGTAAGAGCCTGCCCGAACTGTTCGACTCGATCCGCTCGCACCAGGAGCAGGGATACCGCTCCATTCGCGTGCAGACCGGCGTGCCGGGCCTGAAGGCGATCTACGGCATCGCGTCGCAGGCCGCCGACACCGCCGATGGCAGCATCCGCTACGACCACGAGCCGGCCCGTCGCGGCGCGACTCCGACCGAGGAGGACTGGGACACCCGCGCGTACATGCGTCATCTGCCCGGCGTCTTCGAGGCCGTGCGCAACGAGTTCGGCCCCGAGCTGCCACTGCTGCACGACGGACACCACCGGATGACGCCGATCCAGGCCGCACGCCTCGGCAAGGACCTCGAGCCCTACGACCTGTTCTGGCTCGAGGACTGCACGCCGGCCGAGAACCAGGAGGCGCTGCGTCTGGTGCGTCAGCACACGACCACTCCGCTGGCCATCGGTGAGATCTTCAACACGGTGTGGGACTTCAAGGACCTGATCCGCGAGCAGCTGATCGACTACGTCCGCGGCGCTGTCACCCACATGGGCGGGATCTCGGCGTTGAAGAAGACGCTGGACTACGCGGCCCAGTACCAGATCAAGTCCGGCATGCACGGACCGACCGACATCTCGCCGGTCGGCATGGCCGCCGCGATGCACCTCGGGCTCAGCATCCACAACTTCGGGATCCAGGAGTACATGCAGCACTCCGCCCAGACGAACGAGGTCTTCCAGCAGTCCTTCACCTGGGAGAACGGCATGCTGCACCCGGGTGACCAGCCGGGCCTCGGCGTCACTCTCGACGTCGACGAGGCGGGCAAGTACCCGTACGAGCAGGCGTACCTGCCGTACAACCGCCTTGCTGACGGAACCGTTCATGACTGGTGAGGCGGGAGCGGGCGAGCCCCTGATCTGCGTCATGGGAGTCTCGGCCGCGGGCAAGTCCACGGTCGGGATCGCACTGGCTTCCGCGCTCGGCGTGAGTTTCGAAGACGCCGACCCGCTGCACTCCGAAGCCAACCGCGCGAAGATGAACGCGGGGACGCCACTGACCGACGAGGACCGCTGGTCGTGGCTCGATGCGGTGGGCGGCCGGTTCGCCGCCCACGAGAGCGATGGTCTCGTCCTGGCCTGCAGTGCACTGCGTCGCGCCTACCGGGATCGCATCCGTGCGGCCGCGCCCGACGTGCTCTTCGTGCACCTGCACGGCTCGAGGGAGCTGCTCGGCAGTCGCGCGGCCGCGCGGACGGGCCACTTCATGCCGCCCGCGCTCCTCGAATCGCAGCTCGCGACGCTGGACGAGCTCGAGCCCGACGAGGCAGGCATGGTCGTCGTGGTCGACAAGACGCCGGAGGAGATCGTGCGCGAGATCCTCGACCGCCTCGGCGTGGCCTCGACTCGCTGACTGAAGCCTCGGGGTCGCCTCGATTCGCTAACTGAAGCGTCGGGGTCGCCCCGATTCGCTGACTGAAGCGTCGGGGTCGCCCGATTCGCTGAAGAAAGAACAGTTTCGGGGCTTCAGGTCGCCCGGAAGCCCCGAAACTGTTCTTCCATCAGCAGTGCGGATGATGGGGCGGCCTCACAGCAGCGCGAGCACGCTGTCGTACGCATCCTCGGCCACCTCGGCCCTGTCGCCGTCGAACACCCGCGCGATGCCGGGCGCCGTCGACCAGGCCGGCCAGCCCGGATCCCCATCCGTGATGAAGCGCACGGCAGCCGAGTGCATCTCGTCGGCGAGTGACTGGGGCGGATGGGGCCCCGCGAGGGCATCCACCCGCTCCCGGTCGAGACCGTCGAACCAGAACGGCACGTCGAGGCAGTGGCACGCCCAGCCCTTGGTGGGGGAGACCCAGCTGAACCGGTACGCCCAGGTCGCGGCATCCGCGCCGCTCCTGGCCTCGGCAACGCGGGGAACGACGATGCGGAAGATGTGGTCGCTGATGTAGCGGCCGACCATCGCCGCGGTGCCGAGAGCGCGCTGCGGCCCGTTCGCCTCGAGGTAGGCGCGCCGCGCGTTGCGATCGCGGAGGAACGAACGCAGCAGCAGTGCCGCCGGGATCAGGCGCAGAGCGTTGCGCTCGCGCTCGGCGACCATCGTGAACTCGTCATCCGCGGCACCGAGCAGCAGTGGCTTGTCGCTGCCGATCCCCGCGCGCAGGGCGTCGACGGTCGGTCGCGCGATGAGTTCGCCGTCGACCATGGGCCCCCAGGACAGACCGTTCACGAGCT from Microbacterium profundi includes the following:
- a CDS encoding DNA-methyltransferase; the encoded protein is MAAPRTVTVSHPVPEPVEGSVSIIQGDNLAIAKTLPSASFTLVYLDPPFNTGRAQNRQVVTARRAFTTPQEPTELVGSDAETGESVEASRNSEQQARKEIRNGFHGHAYERVRGMLRSYDDSFDDYGDFLMPRLEEAWRLLAEDGTLYLHLDYREAHYAKVMLDAVFGRDCFLNELIWAYDYGAKSRRRWPTKHDTILVYVKTPGGHVFNSDDIDREPYMAPGLVTAEKAARGKLPTDVWWHTIVPTTGREKTGYPTQKPEGIIRRIVQASSRPGDRVLDLFAGSGTTGAVASALGREAVLVDDNPEAVHVMTQRMPHAEVTTF
- a CDS encoding MarR family winged helix-turn-helix transcriptional regulator, with translation MTEPDDLLHATATDLRLATFRLARRLRRERAVDSISDAQFAVLACLRGNGRLPVGELAQRERVSAPTMSNIVDALAESGHVVRVPSDEDRRRVYIEITDTGTEIVAATVQKRDAALADALAEFDFTDDELRTLREAASLMRKVAER
- a CDS encoding gluconokinase is translated as MTGEAGAGEPLICVMGVSAAGKSTVGIALASALGVSFEDADPLHSEANRAKMNAGTPLTDEDRWSWLDAVGGRFAAHESDGLVLACSALRRAYRDRIRAAAPDVLFVHLHGSRELLGSRAAARTGHFMPPALLESQLATLDELEPDEAGMVVVVDKTPEEIVREILDRLGVASTR
- a CDS encoding copper homeostasis protein CutC, encoding MDAVNIALELAVQDPAGVRVAREVGAARVELAQALALGGLTPSPATLELAREAAGEDGPEIHVLIRPRAGGFHYDPDEIAVSVRDVAWAVANGADGVVIGALDASGELDLDAMARLRDAAGEASVTLHRAIDVTADPAATLERAIGLGLRRVLTSGGASTAIEGVETLRALVTVAGGRIQVMAGSGVVAGSASALVATGVDALHFSAKRAVAGDGPGIRMGSASDGVGGYEVTDRIAAFAVREALGI
- a CDS encoding lipoyl protein ligase domain-containing protein, whose product is MHGEYKVPGGKLVVVDLEVEDGRLTDFRLAGDFFLEPDSALEDINAAVNGLPVETDATAIAAAVREALPAGAQLLGFNPESVGTAVRRALVTAPGWRDFDWEIVHEKAVSPRMNLALDEVLTSRVGEGRRRPTLRIWEWDESAVVIGSFQSYRNEVDPEGAAKHGFDVVRRISGGGAMLMAAGQIITYSLYVPASLVQGLTFADSYAFLDDWVLQALKSVGIDATYQPLNDIASPTGKIGGAAQKRLANGGVLHHATISYDIDGQVMTEVLRIGREKLSDKGTTSAAKRVDPLRTQTGLSRAEIIEIFKATFRSLTDAEDGAITADEYADAEALVESKFSTDAWLHRVP
- a CDS encoding alpha/beta fold hydrolase; its protein translation is MPQTSEFTDAHGVAIVYDVHEAVGASRGVVQLLHGVGEHAGRYSALIAALTGAGFIVYADDHRGHGRTGIRQHDGESAKLGKLGKGGMRAAKDAIWQLTGIIREEHPDLPLVLLGHSWGSFLAQMLVNDHPEAWDAVILSGSALRTPRDLNAAPLNARWEAAEASGYEWLSRDAAVWKMFDDDPLTTNVPLLKLFGPVEALKLYGRPAKDLGRDIPMLLLVGRDDPVGGPHSVHKLAEEYRSRSGLTDVTTLVYPDARHEIFNELQQDEVRADLLAWLDKHIAAPADGAAA
- the manD gene encoding D-mannonate dehydratase ManD: MIIDKAEVIVTSPGRNFVTLRLTTDEGHVGIGDATLNGRELAVVSYLRDHVVPLLIGRDAHRIEDTWQFLYRSAYWRRGPVTMAAIASVDMALWDIKGKAAGMPVYQLLGGASRTGLMAYGHASGKSLPELFDSIRSHQEQGYRSIRVQTGVPGLKAIYGIASQAADTADGSIRYDHEPARRGATPTEEDWDTRAYMRHLPGVFEAVRNEFGPELPLLHDGHHRMTPIQAARLGKDLEPYDLFWLEDCTPAENQEALRLVRQHTTTPLAIGEIFNTVWDFKDLIREQLIDYVRGAVTHMGGISALKKTLDYAAQYQIKSGMHGPTDISPVGMAAAMHLGLSIHNFGIQEYMQHSAQTNEVFQQSFTWENGMLHPGDQPGLGVTLDVDEAGKYPYEQAYLPYNRLADGTVHDW
- a CDS encoding MFS transporter, with product MFRSFSSFNYRIWFLGALVSNVGGWMQATAQDWVVLTELTDNDATAMGFTMALQFGPPLVLVSLTGWVADRFDRRKILLLTQTVLMGLAIGVAALLLTGVMTLPLMFCFALAFGITNAFDAPARQAFVSDMVTVGDASNAVALNSASFNMARLIGPAVGGLLIVAVGTGWVFVINAATFLAMLVALVLIRSRELLPRIKNTGRTRLAEGFRYVWGRSDLKVTFVMVFLIGAFGMNFPIYASTMALEFGREADGYGVLSSVLAIGSLAGALLAARRDRARIRVLVIAAGGFGLASMISSWMPSYWSYAAVLIFVGFSTVTMLTTANGYVQTTTDPALRGRVLALYMAVVMGSTPIGAPIAGWITDVAGPRASIMFGGIAGLVAMAVGVTWMLASGRLHRQKNTRFRLTLDETRPISVMRADPVEFSDEVAAATTPIRTLRAD